TGGGTTCACCACCAAGGAAGCGATGTCTGTCCCATACCGGGCACCACCAAGATTGAAAACTTCAACCAGAACATCGGCGCTTTGTCCGTGAAATTAATGCCTGAAGAAATGGCTGAACTTGAATCCTTGGCTTCGGGTGTTAAAGGTGAAAGACATCCATCTGCAGCAAGAACTTGGAAGAACTCGGACACCCCTGATCCATCGACTTGGAATGGTCAATAATTTTGCTATGCTATGATGAACTCACTTAAGCTTTTCTTCTGATTTCAGAAGAAAATTGTTCCCATGAAGCTCACAAAGCTCTTAAAATGTAATGTCACCTTTTTGAAGTCTTGAGTTTCAGTGTGTAATGAAATAAGGTTGATGGCTTTTTCAGTTATATGATAATTAAAGCATCTCCATGGTCTCGAGTTAGTCCTTAACTTACAGCATATTTTTGCACTAAATGGTCATTCTCAGATTTCAATCCGAACCTTAACACTGGCAGCCCAAGCTTTTACCATTGCAAGAAGCAATACCCCCTTATGTTTCACTTTTTAGTAGTAACAGAGATATCTTTGACCACCCCATGCCcccaacatttaaaaaaaaaaaaagaacttgttACTGCAACAAAGATCCTAGGGGGTTATAATGAAACCTTTTGCACTTTTCTTCCTAATGATGCCTAAAATGaaataaacaagaaagaataagagaaaaacaatccatggaagaaaaaaatttgttagaAGCACAAACCTGGTACTTCTCAATAGATGGCCGATCCTCTTCAATCAGCTTCGATTCTCGTTCAAGCCAATATAATCCTGAACAACTGAGAGAccgaaaattctgagaaagagtCGCATAAGTGGTAAAATGTCATCCCCTTCAATAGAAGGTGATACTTCATTTACTTCTTTAGAGCAATCTTACCCAAGCTCTCTAATCAGCAAATCCCCCCTAAAGTGATGGTTCTCCTCCCTTATTTGAACCTCCCAGCTTCTTGCAGCATGCGATCAACCCTTCATGGTCATGGACCTACATGTAGCAAGGCAATCAGTTATTTATAAAACTTCATCTTCTCATAAAGAAATAAGAGCCCCTCTTTGAAAGCATTCATCTCACAAAGAATTATAGCAAGATCAACATCATAAAGTGGATATTCCAGGTTGGGTGGCCATACCCTCTTAAGCAAGTTCAGTCCCTTCTCAAGTCTTTCAATATGATCCTTTTCCTTATCTACATCTTTGTTTTCAGCTATTAATCTTTCCCTTGGCTTTGCTTAAGAGATACTAAGTACTTCTTTCGCGCTTCTAGCTCTGAGATTAAGATCTCTAGCGGTGTCTTCTCATGAGATTGATGGGAAGATCAAATCATAGGAAAGGAACAACTCCAACAGTGTGCTGTGTATTTCTACCTGAGATGGTGAATCCTTCACCTTGCCAATGTACTTCTCAGAAAAATCCAACAGGGTGATGAATGAAAGGTAACATGGATACCAATCTGCCTTTTGAAGTTCCTTGTTTAGCTGATTCTTCTTCCTCAGTAAAATGCCTTGTCAGTATTTCAATCATCTCCATTGGTCTCTGCTCAACAAGAATCTTACCATACTCCTTAACCGTGGCCAGCTTGACTGGGTTCAAGGCTAGAAAAATATTGCAATGCTTCTTGAAAACTACCAAGATCTTCAAGCAAGATCTTTGAGTACCACTCATGTTTACCACCCTTCTTTGTAACAtaattcacattctcaagatagCCTGCAGCAGGACACACTCTAATTGCAGTCTCCATATCAAACTTATGTTTCCCAATTCCTCCTCACTTTTGATGAACATAGAACTCTTCAACATCCTTCAGTTTGGTGTAGCAGTTCAGAAGAATAGTAGTATGATCTTCAGGCTCCGTTTGGTAACAATTCTGCTCTCCAAAAGTGATTCTGATGTGAAGTGATTTTTCCTGATCCCACTCCACAAGAGTGATCTATGGGAGTAGTCAGTAGAGTAACATTTGGTAACAGGCCGTAAAAAGTGATTCTGGaatagaaaaagaacaaaagaacatTTGAAAGGCACTTTTACACTCAATAGTTATGAATATGCCATTATCATTTCTGGCTTGCATTGCATCATAAAAGAACTACTGCACCAACAATGCTAATGCTACACACATCACATTCTGGTTTGTTACTCCCATCCATCCTCTATAAGGGCTTTGCTTTCACATAGGTATTCGAGAGTAATATTGTCCCATCAATGTCATCAATACAATCCTAATATgtacaaatttcaaattttagttGCACTGTGCCGCACAAAAttgttcttaaaaaaataaaaaaaaaataaaaaaaaaagccattcaCAGTAAAAGATACCaagaattttttgaattataAAGAGTACTTGGGGTTTGTAGCAATCTCGGTCAGGATTCTATTGAAAGATGGTGGTTTGGAATTTTCCTTTGCAGGTTTATGAATGCCTTCAATACCATTCCGAAGTAACGACCAACAGTTTCTCCCGAGTGCTGTAATCTTTCTGCAGTTTCTCTATGTCCACTCTTCCCTCAAATTGTAAGCATGGACATTCCTATTTGTTCACCTACTCTAATAGAACGACTATTTTATAACCAACCACGATGTTTCATTAGATTGCATAAGTCTAAAAACACATGTCGTATGCACCATTTGCCTAGACAAAACCTCATTCACACATTCTACCCTAGTCAAACTCCCATCCCTACTTGACTCTCTAATGTGGATGGctacagaagaaaaaaaaaattagcaatGAAAATGTAGTACATACCAatgctcttcttcctcctcactAGATGAGTTAAAAACATCCTGATTCAGCTATTCATATGGGATACTATAATCACTCCCATCCATTACTGCTGCAAATCCAAAACCTAACATTATTAGGATTGAAATTTATTGTAATATTATTAAATATGTATACAATGACGCATTGTAGTTACTCAAATTTACATAATCTCTCTAGCAGCCAGCCATCATGAAACACTTAAAATAAGATAAATATCCACGGGTGTTAGAAAAATCCAACAAGTAAAGTCATCcatcaaaaattttaaaacataaGTGAAACATCCAAGGTGTTTAAAGACAAATACAACTACAGTCACCCATACTAGAATATAAAAATCCACATTAGCTCACAATCATCTAAAATATGAAAGAAGGAGCAACCCCATTCATCACTCTAGCATCTCTATAAGCCACATTTTCTTGTCAAGGGGGCAAGCAATGAACGCCTCTCTCCAATGTGGGTCATCCATCATTCGCTTGACTGCCTTCATATACAAATCCTTCCCGACCTTAGGCATGTTGCTCAGCACTGTCATGCACTGAGTAATGCTGTAATCTGTACTCACAGGTCgaggagatggagatggagatggagatgtaGAAGAGGTACTATTGTGCCTCTCCGTCTTGGCTCGAGACGTATCGGCCATGGTCTTGCAGGCCATTTCAAAATCTGAGGTCATGTTCCTCTTCTTAATGGTACTTGGCATTTTGTCAAGCCTTCGGTTAACAAATGGGGGATTGTCTTCTGCCTCCCCACCATCATAATCACCCAAACCTCCATCAAAAGGAGTATTTGGAAGAGATTGATCAACATCTTGATCAATCTCTTCAGCAGTGTTGGGAGCATCCTCAGCATTTCCAATTACAATATCTCCATGCGTAGACGAATCACCAAATATCATGAGTAGTTCTGGCCACTGGGGCAATCCATTTCTTCTAAATTTTGACCAGCTTGGGTTTGCCTGAAAACTTATAAAAGCTTACTATCAAAAAAGTAAATATATTTCATAATTACAACATCAAAAAATAAGATTCAACACTCCGTTACCTTAATGTGCCTATCCCAAACACCATCATTTTCAACAGTGCACATCCTAGTTGCAACATTCCAACCAAAGCCCGATGTCTCCAACAGTTTTTTGAAACTGAGATAATCAGCCCTCAGTTTGTTCATTTTGTTACGAAGCTGTAACATTGTAAAACTGCGACCAATTTTGGCCTCCAACTGGTTTTTAATTCGGTTCCATCCTGCCTTATTGAAGGTAGTGGTTGTCTTGTTGCCTTTCTTGACCTCATCCAGCATCAACATTACAAAAGTGTCTACTTCATTCTTTGCCCATTTTGCAGACTCGTGATAGGGGTTTGAACAGCTAGCCATGTCTTCTAATACTCAACAAAACCAGAAAATACAGGAGTCAGTAGGTTTTAATACCAAACTGATGCAGAGGCTCAATATGATTATATCCCTATCCTTTTACCATATTACAAGTGCTAGGAAGTGAACTAACATAAACATGATTATATGACTAGTTGTGAACAAGcatctaagaaaatattcaTTTAAGACTCAACGTTAATAGAAAATACATACACAAATATATAACCAAGTACAATCAAGGGTACTTCAGAGTCTACACCCATTTACCACTCAACAGCATCATACAATCAAGGGTACTTCAGAATCGAAACCAAGTATTTAGGTTCATCATCTAATGTACTAAGCAGAACCACATCAAAGACAGTTCTCAACTAACACTACTCATGCCTGTACATGAAGCTCAACTAGCTGCAGTACTTTTATCAATCAAAAAGAAATACTTGCTGCAGCACTCTACTTTTCCAAACCATTGTTTTTGGCAGAACATATAGCAATAGTGTGATAACATTTTAGAGAAAAGCTTGGATGAAGcatgatcttaacaaagattAGAAACACAGAAGTCATTGGGAAAAATAATATCACATTTCAGTTTTTTCAGTATATGATTTGGTTGACATTTTATATTATCATCAATGGTAAACAATCCATGCTAAGCATATGAATTCTTTAATTCGTATCATAAATTAGCTTCAGAACTCACCTCTACTGAACAGAAATTAGATTGCTACCTCTACAGGCTACGCTGATTCTGgattcaagaagaagaaagacaggAGTTGAAAGTTCTCTGAGGTCTGAAATATCCGCGAGAGACAGATTGAGAACCAAACAACTAATACTCAAGCATAATTTCATCAAAACACACACGCACATAAATTGAAACTcagagggagaagaaattaaAACCTAACAATTTTATTAATCGCCAAGCAATCGATTAACAGAGCAAATCGGTTAGAATGGAAATCGATCAGCGATTGATTAAGGAGAGGGTGAGACAGATTACAGATAGAGGAGAAACAGAAGCCAATTGCAATATCTGGGTCGCTCAGGTTCACGACGGTtctgagaatggtgttacagatgAAGGCATCGAGTTCGTCAAGGTGAGAGAAGACAGAGGCGGCATTAGGGACTGGGAGAGATATGTTACAGACTCTACAGTGAAacggaaagggagaaagaaagagagagggacgCGACGCCGGAACCGGCGAATGTGACGAAGAAGATGCAGAGTCGTGGGAGAGGGATACCTGTGTTTCACCGTCGCATGTGTTCCGGTCCTTCCAGAGAATGGGAGACAAGAATTGGGCCCCAGCGATGGTAGGTCCGACCTAAACCGACTGGTTGAAGCCCGAGAGTGATCCGATCGATTACCAAACGTGTTAGGCCTAACCGTCTATCGATTAATAATCGAAccgtgtcaatcggtcgggctggTCCAGTCTCAATCGGGCCTGACAGGTCTATATCTGGGATCGTGATCtatctatttaaggaatgaatcgGTCTCGTATCAGgcttggtttggttcaattttgggtTTTAACAATCTTCTCCTAATCGGGTTATAATTGGGCCTTAAATAGAGTATTGTATCAATAAACCTTTAAAAATGTCTTAAACGGTCTTTAATTGCCCTAGATTTAAGATACGTTACTATATTTGatcaaatcatcaacaatttagaaaagatattacaTTTAAGTACactcaataattgataaaaatatcaatatatattctATTctatcaaaacatacatataaatagaTGGGCTAAACATGTGGGGTCGAGTCGAGCTTGTGAACAGGCCAGACCAGACCaatcgggcttaccccttgtaCCGtgtactaggggtgtcaatttcaggctTATACCGATAGGCCCGACcgagcccaacacgtttatggcccgacctagaCCGACCCTCTTAATAAACATGTCAACctagcctgacacgtttataaAGAGGTAGTACACGATGCAACCAACTAGCCCAACAAACGGTCGATCGGCTTGATacatttacaagcccgattTGAACCAACtcctttaagcccgacctagcctgacccctttaatactaattgtatttttctaattctttttaatattttttgtatttaatgTTAAGGTTATGTGATATGTTCAGTTGAGATGGTGATGATTGTtatctgaacattcatcttttttaggtatttttaattaatttaaacttgctaaacttgggttgtataggcatagtttaattgatttgagtttcgtggATTAAAGACCGAATACCGTAGTAACTTAGCTGATTTGTcgatctttggcttaatccgtTTTAACTATGTGATCTTTCTTTACTATgtccatctttgcctcattatattggtatttcttttcaagcacatttaagatatcaattttaaaaatgactcgattaaagcccgtttaaagttaaataggtctatagcccgGTAAAGGACCGATTTAGGCTCATTTATGGTATCTTGATTAAAGTCCGAGACCGACCAACTCGATAAGCAACTGTATCATGGTCATGCTAGCTAAGctcgtttagctaaacgggcattcacggtgcaacTTTAAAAATTGACGGTGCTCGACTAGGCCCGATCGAGACAGGCCTGGCCCGACCGCTTGACACACGGCGAGTACTATTTGTTTATAAACGAGCCGTGCTTGAGCCCGACATGTAATAATCGGTGCAGGTCGAGCTCAATCAATCTAATCGGTGCaggcttgggattgacacccctaaattcAAACGTTCCGGTGCAAGGTAGTTGTCGACGGTCTTCTGATTGAGATTGACCGAATACTATGACCAGTCGATAACCAACTATTTACAGCCCAATTAGTGAATTAATCCATTTTGGTGATTAATTTACCAAACGTTATTCCAGTTCCAAACTCCTCCCAATGAACACAAGATCAGTAGAATCACTACCATGACgtgcaaccaaatgaagcctTAGAAGCCAACCACCCCTTATATAATTTCTCCAGATAATTATTGGGAAGGTTATATATTGGTTATGCATCTAGAAACCTTAGTATAACATATAAAGGTTCAAGGTGGTCAATTGTGTGATAGTATATTGAGTCATAATAACCTCATTATAGTCTTGTTTCTCTTATAGAGATGAACCCCACATTTCCTTAAAACTTCAGCAGTTGCAGCTGCACCTGGATCAGATTGTTGACTTTGAACAAGATTGATGGCAACAATAAACATATTCTTCTTGAAAAATCATATCTAACTAGCTTTCCATGTCCATTCTATGCATAGAACTGTTTTATCACTCATTATAAGAACTATACTACCCTATTCACAAAGCAAGTGAGTAACTTCTCTAACCAacaagggttttaaaaacctaGAATTGGGATTTGAATAGGTATATTCCAAGCATCTTGTCGTTTTGTTGTGATCGAAAATTTACCATCGGCTCCAGACCTAAAAAAGAAGGGTTGGAGGGGTGTTTTGGTAGGAACTCTCCGATGTCAAAGTTAGTTTTTAGACATGATGGGGAATAATGGAGAGAGA
This Macadamia integrifolia cultivar HAES 741 chromosome 10, SCU_Mint_v3, whole genome shotgun sequence DNA region includes the following protein-coding sequences:
- the LOC122091654 gene encoding uncharacterized protein LOC122091654 — its product is MASCSNPYHESAKWAKNEVDTFVMLMLDEVKKGNKTTTTFNKAGWNRIKNQLEAKIGRSFTMLQLRNKMNKLRADYLSFKKLLETSGFGWNVATRMCTVENDGVWDRHIKANPSWSKFRRNGLPQWPELLMIFGDSSTHGDIVIGNAEDAPNTAEEIDQDVDQSLPNTPFDGGLGDYDGGEAEDNPPFVNRRLDKMPSTIKKRNMTSDFEMACKTMADTSRAKTERHNSTSSTSPSPSPSPRPVSTDYSITQCMTVLSNMPKVGKDLYMKAVKRMMDDPHWREAFIACPLDKKMWLIEMLE